Within Anaerolineae bacterium, the genomic segment TATGGGTTGGGCCAGCATCAGCACGGCCGGCTGGATCAGAAGGGGATTGTGGTTGACCTGTATCAATACAATACCGAGGTCTGTATCCCCTTCGTACTATCGAGCCGAGGATATGGCTTCCTATGGAACAATCCGGCCGTGGGGCGAGTGGAATTGGGCCGGAATCAGACCCGTTGGGTAGCTGAGGCGACGCCGCAGATGGATTACTGGATCACGGCTGGCGATACGCCGGCGGAGATCATGGCCCGCTATGCCGACGCTACCGGTCATGTGCCACTCTTACCGAAGTGGGCAGCGGGTTTTTGGCAATCTAAACTGCGCTACCGCACCCAGGAGGAGTTGCTCTCCATCGCGCGAGAGTACAAGCGTCGTGGCCTGCCCTTGTCGGTCATCGTTATAGACTTCTTCCATTGGACAAAACAGGGGGATTGGCAATTCGACCCCAAGTGCTGGCCAGACCCGGCAGAGATGGTACGCGAATTAGAGGAGATGGGTGTCAAATTGATGGTTTCCATCTGGCCCACCGTCAACCCGGCCAGCGCCAACTTCGAAAAGATGCGGCGGTGTGGATTACTGCTTCGCACCGAGCGCGGCGTTCCGGCGATGATGCTCTTCACGGACACTGGGTTTGAAAGCCCCGTATACGTACACAACTACGATCCTACCCATCCGGAGGCGCGGCGCTTCATCTGGGAGCGGGCGCGTGAGGGCTACTACCGACATGGGATCAAGCTCTGGTGGCTCGATGCTTGCGAGCCGGAGATCCGCCATGGAGACCATGGGCATCTGCGTTTCCATATCGGCAATGGCTTGGCAGTAGCAAACATTTATCCCCTGATGCATCAGCGCGCCTTCTACGAGGGGATGCGCGCCGAGGGGGAAGAGGAAATCATCACCCTCTGCCGGTCAGCGTGGGCGGGAAGCCAGCGGTATGCGGCGGCGGTCTGGTCCGGGGACATCCGGTCTACCTTCGAGGCACTGCAGGCTCAGGTCCCCGCTGGGATGAACATTGGCCTGAGCGGCATCCCCTGGTGGACCACGGATATCGGCGGCTTCCTAGATGGTGACCCTGAATCGCCTTACTTTCGCGAACTCATCGTGCGCTGGTTCCAGTACGGTGCTTTCTGCCCACTCTTTCGCTTACATGGCTTTCGGAAGCCAACCAGCGGCTGGCACACTGGGGGTCCCAATGAAGTATGGTCCTTCGGCAGCGAAGCCTATGCCATCATTAAAGAACTGCTCTTCCTGCGCGAGCGATTGCGACCTTACATTATGGAGCAAATGCGCTTGGCTCATGAGCAAGGCATCCCGCCGATGCGCCCGCTCTTCTTCGACTTCCCCGAGGACAAAGACAGCTGGGCTATAGAGGACCAGTTCATGTTCGGACCTGACCTGCTTGTAGCCCCAGTACTCCACGAGGGAGCTCGTCGCCGCGAGATCTATTTGCCTAACGGAGCGACCTGGGCCGACGCTTGGACGGGCGAAGCGTTTGATGGCGGTCGGTGGATCAGGGCCGAGGCTCCATTGGAGCGAATCCCCCTTTTTCTACGCGAGAACGCAAAGTTGCCTATCCGCGTTTAAATAGCAACTTCGCTACTGCGGCAGGTACCTATACTTCTATTCATCTACTGCAAACCGGAAAGAAGGTGATTTGACTCTATTTTGCCATATTAAGCCTAACAAGCAAGCACCACATGCACTTGACACCGCAAAGCCCGTTTGGTATAATGGCAAAGGGAAAGGCATGAAAAGCTTCCTTATCCCTATGATGCCGTAAGCGAAGTGGGAGCTGAGGCAGGGAGTGTCCATGTGCTGAACTACGGAAACAGAGGGGTAAAATCCCTCTATGAGGTAAAGCATATGGCACACTGAGGAGAGAACAGGCTGGGAGCCTGAGCTCGTATGGAAGCCCAAAAGCCTCGGTGGAAGCGGATGGCACACCGAGGTTTTTGTTGCTATATGTTATTATGCTATAATGGAAACGGACACCAAACGCTATCGTGTAAAAATATCCGGACATAGAAGGAGGTGAGTCCCCATTACAGTTGAGCTGCGACCAGGAGAATCTGCGGATAGTCTCCTGAAACGGTTTCGGAAAGCGGTAACAGAAGAGCGGATCCTGAGCACAGTACGCAAAAAGCGCTGGTTCACCCCCAAGAGCGAACTCAGGCGTCTAAAGCGCAAGAAGGCCATCCGCAAAGCCCGTCGAGCAGCTCGTAAGCGAGCTGAGCTAGAGTAAACCCAGAAGGGCGCGTCCCTGCCTTGAGGTGGAAGTGATGCGCCCTTAGGTCCGACTGTCGAGGAATACCGCGCGATGGCGAAGACAGAGGAGAAAATCTCGGTTGAGGGCACGATCGTAGAAGCGTTGCCCAACGCTACTTTTCGCGTCGAGCTTGACAACGGCCACGAGATCCTGGCCTACCTGTCAGGCAAGATGCGTAGACACTACATTCGGGTTCTCTTGGGCGACCGCGTGCGGGTCGAGCTTTCACCGTACGATCTTACGCGCGGGCGAATCACATTCCGCTTTAAAACCCCCAGCCGGACGAGCTAAGTCCTTAGCATGCAGCACGACAGGCCTTAACTTGTCTGTTGTGCGTTCGATCTTGTATCCTAGCATTCCAACGGTAACGTGTAACGTTCTTGCCGGCAGCCTCTAATCCCGTACAGGCGCGATGCTGGTATCTATCTTGGGTTGTCTGATTCAGTAACGTAGCAAAGGCCAGAGGAGGTTAAGGGTGACCACGACAATTCAAGCTGAGATCGCCCGTCTTGAACAAGAACTGGCCGAAGCTAAGGAGAAGCTCGCAGCCGTCGAGGAGTGGCTGACCGAGCGCCCTGACTTCGGCTTGGGTCAGGGCGGGGCCATGCTCTACGAATGGGAGATGAACCTGGCGGAGCGTGAGCGCTTACAGGAGAAGATCGCCTCGATTCAGGAGGCCCTCGAAAAGGCGCGCAAGGGGCTGTATGGCATCTGTGAAGTATGTGGTCAGCCCATTCATCCTGAGCGTCTGGCCATCCTGCCTGATACCAAGCTCTGCGTGAAATGCGCGGCTTCGAAGCGTTAATGGCCGATATTTCCCACCGATGGGAAATTGGGGTTTGGCGGGTGGCATTGTCGCCCGCCAAACCCTTTCTCCTGGCGTTAGGGTTCAAGGGCAGATGGTCAAAGTACAGCCTCTGTGATGAACTCCAGCTCAGGGCTGAGGTCAAAGTCTTCGAGCCGGATCTCGTAATCTGTCTCATCAAAGCTATCAGCTCTGATGCCGCGTCGGCACAACGAACGATAAGGGCAGTAACGGCACCGTCGCCTATCATCGGTCAGGGTGAAGTGATCTTCTGCTAGCCCCGCGATTTCGTGAATCAGCCCCGTTAAGTAATCGCCGTCTCGCCGGTGCTGGGTTGAGCTGTAGGCGAAGCGTTCAGGCGCTTGCGGAAACTCGGCAAACCAGTAGATCATCTCCACTTGTTCCGGCTGAACGGGCTGCCCTCCGTTCAAGTGGAAGCCGGCCAGGACCAGTAAATATGGATATACCTGAGTCTGCAGCCGCCTCGCTAGCCACTCACGAGGAGGCCGCCGGCGATATGTCTTCCAGTCTACGATCACCATCCGCTCGCCTGGCTCCACAGCGATCAGATCATACTTAGCGACCAAGCGGTGGCTGTAGATCGGGGCGGAAAGGATGACTTCGGGATAGCGTAGGTCCGGTAGGTCCGCTGGCGCGCCTGTCAGGTAGTGATGCCACCAACGGCCCAATTCAGCATCCGCCGCCATGCTCGAGAGCTGCGCCGACGGAAAGTTAAGCAGATGTTGGTGGATTAGCCGGTGGAAAGCCTCTCCCTGTCGTAGACATCGCTCATATTCAAGCGCTGGCTCAGCTTCGACCGCGGGCCAAGCTAGGTGATGCAAGTAACGCAACTGGAAACGCCGTCGGCATTCCACGTAGTCTTGGAGGCTGGCTTGGCTGAACTGGAAACCATCAGGCAATGCCATCGGTTCGCCCCTCCCACCATTTCCAGAGGGCGGTCAATGGGACGGCTGCCGATTGCGGGCGTTCCGGTCGGCCTGTGTTCCAAGTGATGAGGAGCTCTTTTCGGGCCCGTGTAATCCCCACGTATAACAAACGCAACCGTTCGGCCACATAGCCGAGTCTTGCTTCCTGAGTGGCCTTCCCTTCGACATACATCTCTTCGCCTCTTTCATTGGCCTGTTCCAGCGCTCGCAATTGAGCCAGGGCCTCAGCCTCTAGGTTCAATCCATCGCGTACAAACCACTTTTCCGCGATGAATTGGTCCCCAGGCAAGCCTGAAGGGAAATCGTAGCTGTTGACCGAAAGTAGGTAGACTCGGTCGAACTCTAACCCCTTCGCTTTATGGATGGTGGCGACTACCACCTTGCCCTTGTGCCGCTCTGGGTCAAACCCGATGTCGTCCTCACTCAGGCCCAGAAAGCGGCGATCGTTCTCAGCGATCATCTTCAGCTCTTGGGCTAACTCCGGGAGGCGCCACGCAGGATTGGCCTCGCTGGCCTGACGCATCGCCGATGCCAGCCTGTAAGCGATGGCCAGATCGGATGGCTCGTGGAATAAGTCCTGAGCCAGGGTCAGGATCAGCTGATCCACCGGCAACGCGGTGGCTTTCTGCCAGCGCCTCACCCGCTCACGGAATTCGATCAACCGCTGGCGTATAGTTGTCTCTTCTGTGCAGAGCTTCAGATCGTCCAGCCAATCATGCCCAGCTCGCGGCCACAGGTAATCTTCGACCCTGGAGCAGCGGCTAAGCCATCTAGCGATCCGTTCTGCATCCGAGCTCGTTTGGTCGTTCCCTCCACATAGTTGCCAGGCCCGATAGGCTTTCTCCAGCCCGCTCGGCGAGATCGGATCGGCCAAATAGCTCACGATGTCGCCCAGGATCCCAGCCGCCTCACGCGTGGCCTGAGAGCTGCGGAGCAACTCTACGTATTTCAGATTGTGGCGTTTCAACTCGTCCACCACCTCAAAACCGCGCTCGTTACGTGGCACCAACACGGCCACCGTCGCCTCTGGATGCTGGGGAAGCCAGCGGGCGAGTGATTTGACCACGTGTTGGATCTCCTCATCCCGGTTATACCCTCGGCGACTGATCCAGATGCGGCCGGCCGAATCCGGCGGGTTGGGCTGTGGGTCATCAGGCGGAGCTGGCTCGATCAGCGGGGGTAACAGAGCGTCGCGAACGGCCTCTAAAGGATGTGTCTCCTGCGTCCAGGAGATCAAGCGGTTCGCCAGGTGGATGATGCTTCGGGTGGAACGCCCAGAATTGGGAAGCTGGCAGGCCTTCACACCTGGCTCGCGTAGGAAATCTCGTAAAAACCTGGGATTGGCCGTGGTGAAGGTCTCATAGATAGCCTGGTTAGGGTCGCCGACGCGCACCCAGTTGCCATGAGGACTGGCCAGCAGCCGGAGGATCTTCTCTTGTAAGCGGCTGCTGTCCTGCGCCTCGTCCTCCAAGATAAACGGCCAGCGACGCCGCAGCCGTTCTAGATAGGCGCGATCGGTTTCCAGTGCCTGCAGCGCCAGGCGGATCAAGTCGTCGAAGTCTACGGCACCGCGATGGTTGAGTGCGCGCTGATATTCAGCATAGATAGCCCATCCCATTTCGGCCAGCGGCAGGGGCATCGGAAATGCATCTAGGCGGGCGCGCACTTCTGCTGGGGTGAGTTGGAGGTCCTTGGCTTGTCGGATGAAGCTGCTTGCGACCTCGCGCATCAGCTCTGGCCAATCCTTGTTGCGCACTCTCTCGCGACTGCGCCCTTCCAAGTCGGGGGACAGGAAGCTATCGGCTATGTGCGGATGATCACGCACCCAGGTGTCTACGGCATCCTGCAGAATCTGCCCTGCAAGATGCTCATCCACGATCTGAAAATCATCCGCCAGCCCGACCAGGGCAGGGCGCTCCCGTATGATGTCGTGAGCCAAGCCATGCAAGGTGCGCACACGGTAGCCGAAGTAAGGCAACAGCCCACGCTGTTGGAGGAAGCTGGCCACTCGCTGGGCAAAGCTGTTCACGGCGGAGTTAACTAGGGTGACGATCAACACCTCCTGATCTTCTTCAAGCACGCCGCTGGCGATCAACTGAGCAGCCAGATAACTCAGCGTGTGGGTTTTGCCGCTGCCGGGCACGGCAGCGACTCCCATCCAGCCGCCGGTATATGCCAGCACTTCCTGCTGTTGATGACGGGGCTTAAACATTGGCTGCCTCCACACCTGCCGGTATGTGTCGCAGCATGCGGTCTATGGCCTGTAGGAGCGGCCCCTTGGATTCGAAGCCTTGCTCATCCAGTCGGCTCAACCCCAGGTAGACCTTGCGCCGGCAACGCCGGATCAGGCCCAAAACCAGGCAGCACAGCGCGTCCTGCCTGGCCTCGAACTCATCAGCATCGGTCCATACTCGGTGCATAGGCCAATGGCGGCTGAGCACATATGGATGAGTGAGTGGCTGGTAGAGTCGCTCCCACCATCCTCCGCTGCCGATGTCAAGCCAAAACTGGTAATCTACCGGTCGGTTGCTCATTAGAAAGGTGTAGGCTGGCAATAACCACACCGCGTCCTGAGGTAGGGCCTGCCAGGCGCGCACGTATTGGGCGGCGAGCACGCCGCTCTGCACCATCTGGACGTACTCGCGCCCCACTTGATCCGATTTCATGGCATTTGCCGTTGCCCAGCGAAACTTTCGGGCCGACTCGATCAGGTTGGCGGCGGGACGTCATCGAAATATCCCTGATCCAGCAATGGGTTGACTAAGCGGGCCATGAAATACTGGGCCGTCTCCAAAGTCAGGAAGGTGGGCGGCAGCCTGGGCTGGCCAAAGCCGGCCTTTTCGGCGATGAGTGGCCAGAAGAGATCCACCATGCGCTGTGCTAGGCCGCCAACGGTGAGGATGGTCGGCTGGCCCCCAGCTATCAGATTGGGATAGCGCAGGAGCTCCTGATAAGGCATAGCCAGGGCGCGCTGGGGCACCAGGATCAGAACAGACTCGGCTGGCACGCCCATCGCAAGCAGGTGCCATAGGCGTGCCACACCTGCAGTCGTCTTGCCAGTGCCGGCAATTCCTTCGAGAAAGACCTTACTCTCCAGGGGAAGCTCGGCCAGGGCGGTCTGCTCGTCGCTCAAGGCGAAGCGGGCTACCCGGCTAACTGTTTCACTGGGATGCAAAACGGATTGGGTCATATTGCTACTGGTTGGCCCGTGCGAGCGGACTGAAGCAGCGCATCGATCGAGCGCATGTTGGCGATGGCGTCCGCCGGCGTGACCGGCAACGGCTCACCCTGCAGCACTGCTCGCCCGAACGCCTCGATCATCAACTGATACTCGTCAGCCGGGCCGAACTCCAGCGTCTCTATCTGGCCGTCGCGCTGAATGTGAATCTGCGTCTTGCCCAACCCGTGCAGAAAGGATACCGGCACGTCAATCCGGCCCCTCTCGCCGATAAGGGTCATAGTCTGGCCACCTGAGGCTCGAAATGAGCACTCGAAGATGAGATGTTGATCTCTCGGAAAGCGCAAGATGCCGGTTAACGTCTCGTCCACACCGGTGCCGGTGAACACCGCCGATGCCATCGCTCGCAGGGGTTCACTTCCCAATAGCAGACGGGTGAGGCTGATCGGATAGCATCCTACGTCCATCAGCGCGCCCCCGCCCATCTCAGGAAACCAGCGTATATTGTCCGAATACGGCATGAAGAAGCTGAAGCCGCCGCGCACCACTTGGATGGGACCCACAATGCCGTCATCCACTAGTCGCTTCAGATGTGCCGTTTGCGGGTGGAAGCGATACATGAACGCCTCCAGCAAAACCACGCCAGCCTCGGCGCAGACTGACACCATTTGCTCGGCTTCCTGAGCATTGAGAGCGAACGGTTTTTCGCACAACACGTGCTTGCCCGCGCGGGCGGCCTTAATGGTCCACTCGGCGTGCAGGTGGTTGGGCAGGGGAATGTAGACGGCATCTACATCGGGGTCAGCCAGCAGCTCGTCGTAAGAGCCGTAGGCGTGGGGGATGTTCAGATCAGCGGCCCACTGCCTGGCCTTCGCCAACGAGCGCGAGGCGATGGCATATGGCTCGGCGTTGGCGGCGGCATGAAACCCACGGATCAGGTCCCTTCGTACGATATTGGCGCATCCCACAATTCCGAAGCGCAGTTTCTTCGCCGGCATGGTTTCCTCCACCCATTGTCTTTCGTCTACCGTCCACCTTCCCGCATCCAGACCGTCATTGCGCAGGGGCCACGGTTGTTCCAGGCATAGTAGGGGATAGCGGTCAGCGTGACCGAGCGCACAGCCGGCCGCGTAGCACTCCACGGGTGGTATAGCGGTCCTTCCGGCTCAACGGGGACGGCTCCAGCCGCGATCAAGACGGTAACGCCGCCCAGCAGGTCCGGCCGATGGTGCGCCGCGATCTCGCCCTGAGGATCCAGCAAGGCGTCCAGCACAGAGAGGCCAGGGTTATCGTGCGCTTCCAGGCAGTACACAATGGGACCACGCTGGAGGGCCACGCTGCAGCGGTTTTCGGCCGCCCTTGGGTGGCTGACCATCACCGTGGGCGACATCTCCAGTGAGAGCCGCACGCGATCGGCCGGTTGCCAGACGCGTCGCAAAGCTAGATAGCGGCCTGGCGTTGCAGTGACATCAGCAGATTGGCCGTTGACCGTCACCGAGGCACGATTGGCCCAGGCGGGCACACGCAGATGCAAGGTGAACTCGATAGGCCGCGCAGGCGTGACCGTCAATTCCACATCCCCATCCCACGGATAGCGCGTAGTCTGCGAAAGCCGCAACCCTGTGCCGTCGGCCAGTCGCCAATCCAGATCGTTGTTGTCATACAGGTGCACCCATACACCATCCTCGCTGATGCTATAGAAATAGCCGGGCAGCGAAGCCAGCAGACGCTGCACGTTAGGGGGACAACAGGTGCAATCATACCACGGTTGGCGCTCGTACAGCCCGCGCCGTGCCCAGGGGTACCAGGGATCTCCCTCACCTTGGCCGTCGTAGCTCAAAGGATTCACATAAAAATAGCGGGACCCATCCAGGGAGACGCCGGCGAGGAAGCCGTTGTACAGGGTGCGCTCTAGCAGATCGGCGAAGCGAGCCTCCCCGTTCAGCGTCAGCATTCGCCAGTTCCACATGATGCTGGCGATGGCGGCGCAAGTCTCAGCGTACGCGCGCGCGTTAGGAAGCTCGTAGTCCTTGCCCAAGGATTCGCCGACGTAGCGGCCGCCGGCGCCGCCCGTGATATACACCTTGGCTTGGGTGAAATTTTGCCATTGCCGTTCCAGCGAAGCGAGATAAGCGGGATCACCCATCTCCGCGTAACAGTCGGCGCCGCCGCAGCAGAAATACAGCGCCCGCACTGCGTGGCCCTCGATCTTCTGAAACTCGGACAGCCGTTGGTTATCCAGCAAAAGGCGCGCCAACTCTAGATAGCGCGCCTGCCCGGTTTCCCGATACAGCTCAATCAGGGCCATCTCCACCTCTGGGTGATGATCAAAGGCTCCTGGCAGATTAGGAATCACCTGGCACAGATGATCAGCGAAGCGCAAGGCACAGTCAAGGAGTTTGGTGGAACCGGTGGCGCGATGGTGCGCGACCGCCGCCTGAAACAGATGGCCGGCGCAATACAGCTCGTGATCCGTCTCCAAGCGAGTGTAGCGCTGATGGTAGCGATCATCCACATAGTAGGTGTTGAGATACCCATCTTCACGTTGGGCGGGCAGGATGGCGTCAATTGCCTCGTCTAGTAATTGTTGGATTTCAGGGGCCTGCTGTGATTGAAGGACGAAGGAGGCCGCTTCCATCCACTTATAGATATCGCTATCGGTAAAGACCAGGCCTCGGCGGGGGACATTTTTGGCGCCGTAGATGCGGCGGAAGTTGTCTATCACGCCGTGCTCCTCCAGCAAACGATACATGGTGGGAAGGCTGGTGTGCACGTTAGCCTCCAGCCGAGGGCGCCAGAACCCCTCACGCAAGCGGACGGCTCGAATGGGCACAGCTTTTAATCGAACATACGGAGATGCAGCCGTATGCGTAACACCGCGCTCATGAGGAGAAAGGGTGGCAACCATGCTCTCTAACCTCCAAGGTGAGATTTATGCGGCATGTGGTGTTGTGGATTATAGCATAGGCTGACCATATGTGAACTCGACCCTTGCCACTGGGTTTCTCGCCACGGTTGACAAGTTACAACATGTGTGGCATAATTTTCGCAGCTTGATAGCCTGAACGACGATGAACCGGAAGAGTAGCTGCCGCAACGGGCTTCAGAGAGCCAGGGCAAGGTGCGAGCCTGGTAGCTACGTCGGCAGTGAATGGGCCGGGGAGTTGGGGACCCAAAGGGCAACCAAGTAGGCTCCTCCGGAGACTCCACCGTTATCTGGGAGCTGGGTATCGGGCAGCTTCCAAGGGGGAGGTTGGCCCTGTACCTGTAGAGTGAGGCTGGCGATGGGATTTCATCATGCTTCACGATCAGGTTTTTATCTCGATCGCCGGCCTAAGCAGGGTGGCACCGCGGGGAATGTTCATTTATCCTCGTCCCTGAGTGAAGGGACGAGGATTTTTTTATAGGATAGTCTCTCGGCAAGGGGAAAAGGGGATGTATCATCCAACACTGGACGAGTTCAAGCGGCTGGCTGAGCATGGAAACCTAGTGCCGGTATACCAAGAACTGCCGGCCGATCTGGAGACCCCTGTCTCCGTCTACATCAAGCTGCGCAACGGCGGGCCCTCTTTCCTACTGGAGTCGGTAGAGAAAGGCGAACAATTGGGACGCTACTCGTTTATTGGCGTGCAGCCGCCGCTGATGATGCTGAGCAAACGAGACCGGGTATGGCTGACCTCCGGCGCCGGGGCGATCCTGGAGGAAAAGCTCGGCACCGACCCATTCACCGAACTGCAGAGGCTCCTGGAGCGCCGTTGCCCAGTAGGGGCGAGGCAACACTTCGCCCTGCCCCGCTTCACCGGCGGCGCGGTCGGTTATTGGGGCTATGATACCGTGCGCTTCATCGAACGACTGCCGGAGACCGCTGTGGACGACCGGCCAGATCTGCCTGACGCGGCCTTCTTGCTGGCCGACAATCTGGTGGTCTTCGATCACGTGCGCCATCGGCTGCTGGTGATCGCCAATGCCCGCCTGGAGGGAGACCTGACCGCGGCTTATGCCGAGGCGGTGGCCCGCATTGAAAGCGTGGTGAGCCAGTTACGCCAGCCGTTGCAGATCGCGCCTCCACCGAAAGTGAGCTCTGACGCCCGGTGGGAATCTAACGTGACTCAGGCGGAATACGAGGCAATGGTGCGGCGGGCCAAGGAATACATCGCCGCCGGCGACATCTTCCAGGTAGTGCTCAGCCAGCGCTTGCGCCGTCGCACCCAGGCAGATCCGTTGACCATCTATCGGGCGCTTCGCATGCTGAACCCATCACCCTACATGTTCTTGCTGGAGATGCCAGGGGATGTGCGGTTGATCGGGTCGTCGCCGGAGATGCACGTGCGGCTAGAGGGGCGGATCGCGACGCTCCATCCCATCGCCGGCACACGCTGGCGAGGTGCTACGCCGGAAGAGGACGCCCGCCTGGCCGAGGAGCTGCTCGCTGATCCCAAAGAGCGGGCGGAACATGTGATGCTAGTGGACTTGGGACGCAACGACCTAGGTCGTGTGTGTGAGTATGGCACGGTAAGGGTTCCCACCATGATGGCTATCGAGCGATACTCTCACGTCATGCACATCGTCTCAGACGTGCAGGGGGTGATACGGCCAGGGATGAACGCGTTCGACCTGCTCAAGGCCACATTCCCGGCCGGCACGGTCTCCGGCGCGCCCAAGGTGCGGGCGATGGAGATCATCGAGGAACTGGAGGGGATCCGCCGTGGGCCGTACGCTGGGGCTGTAGGGTACGTAGACTATGACGGCACCATGGATACCTGCATCGCTATCCGCACCATCGTCATGCGAGGGGACTTATGCGACATCCAGGCTGGCGGCGGCATTGTCGCCGACAGTGACCCGACCTACGAGTTCAATGAGTCGATGAACAAAGCCCGCGCCCTGGCCCTCGCCGTGGAGCAGGCGGAGCGCGGGCTGGTGTGAGACGGGATTTATCATGTGTCGCGGTGTAGGTAAGTTTAAGGAGGGACGGCTATGGAACGGAAACGGGTGCTAACTGGCGATCGGCCTACGGGCAAGATGCACCTGGGCCATTACGTGGGCAGCCTGGCTAATCGAGTGCGCCTACAAGATCAGTACGAATGCTTCTTCCTCATCGCCGACTTGCACATGCTCACAACCCGCCCGGAAAAGGCGCATATCGAGGAGATCGCCGACAACGCGCGCGAGATGGTGCTGGACTACCTGGCT encodes:
- the rpsU gene encoding 30S ribosomal protein S21, encoding MRPGESADSLLKRFRKAVTEERILSTVRKKRWFTPKSELRRLKRKKAIRKARRAARKRAELE
- the infA gene encoding translation initiation factor IF-1; amino-acid sequence: MAKTEEKISVEGTIVEALPNATFRVELDNGHEILAYLSGKMRRHYIRVLLGDRVRVELSPYDLTRGRITFRFKTPSRTS
- a CDS encoding glycoside hydrolase family 127 protein — protein: MVATLSPHERGVTHTAASPYVRLKAVPIRAVRLREGFWRPRLEANVHTSLPTMYRLLEEHGVIDNFRRIYGAKNVPRRGLVFTDSDIYKWMEAASFVLQSQQAPEIQQLLDEAIDAILPAQREDGYLNTYYVDDRYHQRYTRLETDHELYCAGHLFQAAVAHHRATGSTKLLDCALRFADHLCQVIPNLPGAFDHHPEVEMALIELYRETGQARYLELARLLLDNQRLSEFQKIEGHAVRALYFCCGGADCYAEMGDPAYLASLERQWQNFTQAKVYITGGAGGRYVGESLGKDYELPNARAYAETCAAIASIMWNWRMLTLNGEARFADLLERTLYNGFLAGVSLDGSRYFYVNPLSYDGQGEGDPWYPWARRGLYERQPWYDCTCCPPNVQRLLASLPGYFYSISEDGVWVHLYDNNDLDWRLADGTGLRLSQTTRYPWDGDVELTVTPARPIEFTLHLRVPAWANRASVTVNGQSADVTATPGRYLALRRVWQPADRVRLSLEMSPTVMVSHPRAAENRCSVALQRGPIVYCLEAHDNPGLSVLDALLDPQGEIAAHHRPDLLGGVTVLIAAGAVPVEPEGPLYHPWSATRPAVRSVTLTAIPYYAWNNRGPCAMTVWMREGGR
- a CDS encoding TraR/DksA C4-type zinc finger protein; this translates as MTTTIQAEIARLEQELAEAKEKLAAVEEWLTERPDFGLGQGGAMLYEWEMNLAERERLQEKIASIQEALEKARKGLYGICEVCGQPIHPERLAILPDTKLCVKCAASKR
- a CDS encoding ATP-dependent helicase — its product is MFKPRHQQQEVLAYTGGWMGVAAVPGSGKTHTLSYLAAQLIASGVLEEDQEVLIVTLVNSAVNSFAQRVASFLQQRGLLPYFGYRVRTLHGLAHDIIRERPALVGLADDFQIVDEHLAGQILQDAVDTWVRDHPHIADSFLSPDLEGRSRERVRNKDWPELMREVASSFIRQAKDLQLTPAEVRARLDAFPMPLPLAEMGWAIYAEYQRALNHRGAVDFDDLIRLALQALETDRAYLERLRRRWPFILEDEAQDSSRLQEKILRLLASPHGNWVRVGDPNQAIYETFTTANPRFLRDFLREPGVKACQLPNSGRSTRSIIHLANRLISWTQETHPLEAVRDALLPPLIEPAPPDDPQPNPPDSAGRIWISRRGYNRDEEIQHVVKSLARWLPQHPEATVAVLVPRNERGFEVVDELKRHNLKYVELLRSSQATREAAGILGDIVSYLADPISPSGLEKAYRAWQLCGGNDQTSSDAERIARWLSRCSRVEDYLWPRAGHDWLDDLKLCTEETTIRQRLIEFRERVRRWQKATALPVDQLILTLAQDLFHEPSDLAIAYRLASAMRQASEANPAWRLPELAQELKMIAENDRRFLGLSEDDIGFDPERHKGKVVVATIHKAKGLEFDRVYLLSVNSYDFPSGLPGDQFIAEKWFVRDGLNLEAEALAQLRALEQANERGEEMYVEGKATQEARLGYVAERLRLLYVGITRARKELLITWNTGRPERPQSAAVPLTALWKWWEGRTDGIA
- a CDS encoding PD-(D/E)XK nuclease family protein yields the protein MALPDGFQFSQASLQDYVECRRRFQLRYLHHLAWPAVEAEPALEYERCLRQGEAFHRLIHQHLLNFPSAQLSSMAADAELGRWWHHYLTGAPADLPDLRYPEVILSAPIYSHRLVAKYDLIAVEPGERMVIVDWKTYRRRPPREWLARRLQTQVYPYLLVLAGFHLNGGQPVQPEQVEMIYWFAEFPQAPERFAYSSTQHRRDGDYLTGLIHEIAGLAEDHFTLTDDRRRCRYCPYRSLCRRGIRADSFDETDYEIRLEDFDLSPELEFITEAVL
- a CDS encoding glycoside hydrolase family 31 protein — its product is MMGFRQEGNSLVWEQDHETVRIEPWGPNGLRVRATMMPEIRDDLPGALLDPTATKARIEVSERRAAIYNGVIAAEIVVPDEGQAGGNVQATIRFLHNTTGAELLAEAPSYFPRPPARQFKPVGGDLFHVQARFKAYDGERLYGLGQHQHGRLDQKGIVVDLYQYNTEVCIPFVLSSRGYGFLWNNPAVGRVELGRNQTRWVAEATPQMDYWITAGDTPAEIMARYADATGHVPLLPKWAAGFWQSKLRYRTQEELLSIAREYKRRGLPLSVIVIDFFHWTKQGDWQFDPKCWPDPAEMVRELEEMGVKLMVSIWPTVNPASANFEKMRRCGLLLRTERGVPAMMLFTDTGFESPVYVHNYDPTHPEARRFIWERAREGYYRHGIKLWWLDACEPEIRHGDHGHLRFHIGNGLAVANIYPLMHQRAFYEGMRAEGEEEIITLCRSAWAGSQRYAAAVWSGDIRSTFEALQAQVPAGMNIGLSGIPWWTTDIGGFLDGDPESPYFRELIVRWFQYGAFCPLFRLHGFRKPTSGWHTGGPNEVWSFGSEAYAIIKELLFLRERLRPYIMEQMRLAHEQGIPPMRPLFFDFPEDKDSWAIEDQFMFGPDLLVAPVLHEGARRREIYLPNGATWADAWTGEAFDGGRWIRAEAPLERIPLFLRENAKLPIRV
- a CDS encoding Gfo/Idh/MocA family oxidoreductase, whose translation is MPAKKLRFGIVGCANIVRRDLIRGFHAAANAEPYAIASRSLAKARQWAADLNIPHAYGSYDELLADPDVDAVYIPLPNHLHAEWTIKAARAGKHVLCEKPFALNAQEAEQMVSVCAEAGVVLLEAFMYRFHPQTAHLKRLVDDGIVGPIQVVRGGFSFFMPYSDNIRWFPEMGGGALMDVGCYPISLTRLLLGSEPLRAMASAVFTGTGVDETLTGILRFPRDQHLIFECSFRASGGQTMTLIGERGRIDVPVSFLHGLGKTQIHIQRDGQIETLEFGPADEYQLMIEAFGRAVLQGEPLPVTPADAIANMRSIDALLQSARTGQPVAI